One Oryza brachyantha chromosome 3, ObraRS2, whole genome shotgun sequence DNA segment encodes these proteins:
- the LOC102719847 gene encoding 7-methylguanosine phosphate-specific 5'-nucleotidase A yields the protein MRPMASPSLLSPSASSLLLLRRLLLSRRRRRSSTPHSPPTPPLRRRLPLIAASMSYSSSSSSSAATRDSGSVVADADGLARKVAAISAAGPAKLQVIADFDGTLTRYWYDGARGQSSHGLLRQGNEEFDARREELFEHYHPIEICPDIPLPEKAKLMEEWWEKTHALLIEGGLTYEAIRKSVADAKITFRDGVVELFEFLEERDIPVLVFSAGLADIIEEVFRQKLHRSFKNIKVVSNRMIFNEEGRLVSFKGKTIHVLNKNEHALDMAAPVHDNLGDPNGSTDDYSLVKKRTNVLLLGDHIGDLGMSDGLNYENRIAVGFLNSNIEKSLKDYSTAFDIVYLNDAPMLGVVELASELCP from the exons ATGCGGCCCATGGCGAGCCCATCTCTCCTCTCGCCCTCCGCCTCcagtctcctcctcctccgccgcctcctcctctcccgccgccgccgccggagctccACCCCGCACTCCCCTCCCACCCCTCCTCTCCGCCGACGCCTCCCCCTCATCGCGGCCTCCATGTCGtactcgtcctcctcctcctcctcggctgcCACCAGAGACTCCggctccgtcgtcgccgacgccgacggcctCGCCCGCAAGGTCGCCGCCATCAGCGCCGCCGGCCCCGCTAAGCTCCAG GTCATCGCCGACTTCGACGGCACGCTCACGCGGTACTGGTACGACGGCGCCCGCGGCCAGA GCAGCCATGGCTTGTTGAGGCAGGGGAACGAGGAGTTCGACGCCAGGAGGGAGGAGCTGTTCGAGCACTACCACCCCATCGAGATCTGCCCCGACATTCCGCTCCCTGAGAAGGCCAAGCTCATGGAAGAGTG GTGGGAGAAGACACATGCTCTCCTTATTGAAGGTGGACTTACTTACGAAGCTATAAGGAAATCTGTGGCTGATGCTAAAATCACTTTTAGAGATGGGGTGGTGGAACTCTTTGAGTTCTTAGag GAGAGAGATATTCCAGTGCTAGTATTTTCTGCTGGACTTGCAGACATAATTGAGGAG GTCTTCCGGCAGAAACTCCACAGATCATTCAAGAACATTAAGGTTGTATCCAACAGGATGATCTTCAATGAAGAAGGTCGTCTTGTTTCATTTAAAG GAAAGACCATTCATGTTCTAAACAAAAATGAGCATGCACTGGACATGGCAGCTCCAGTGCATGACAATTTGGGTGATCCAAATGGATCCACCGATGACTATTCGTTGGTTAAGAAGAGGACCAACGTGCTTCTACTTGGAGATCACATTGGTGACCTGGGAATGTCTGATGGATTAAACTATGAAAACAGGATAGCTGTTGGATTTCT GAATAGCAACATCGAGAAATCCTTGAAAGATTACTCCACGGCATTTGATATTGTCTACTTG AATGACGCACCAATGTTGGGAGTTGTTGAGCTTGCATCTGAACTATGTCCATAG
- the LOC102703201 gene encoding uncharacterized protein LOC102703201, whose product MVARMMRWPRPPAARKFRVRLVVRRAEGLREAAAPVAAEAEGEAAAAATRVAAEVRWKGPKASSPLSSLRRAVRRNRTREADADASGDAAVAAAWEEEFESTVTLAAASHRESAAFQPWELAFSVFTAANRGPKIKPSILGTASLNLADYASAAEENIEIILPLSVPSGSPELAPSLHLTLGMVELRAFQEASDASQRSAMATPLSPSSGDSVPVGKDEVSVIRAGLRKVKILTDLVSTRRSKKTSQDDESSEDKCYVNSDGAEYPCDIESLDDDLDDTAQQDEVGDSTVRKSFSYGSLQSVNYVGGLVYAHAKIDGEHEHWVYYSHSKSDAGYHVEEKPSSTVEETMLPTVKRSILPWRKRKLNLRSLKAKGEPLLKKAYGDEGGDDIDYDRRLLTSSDGSVSEGSRGEDGSVNGMFSEFGDDNFVVGNWELKEIVSRDGHMKLSSQVFFASIDQRSERVAGGSACTALVAVIADWFQSNQDIMPIQSQFDSLIREGSLEWRNLCENVTYQERFPDKHFDLETVLQAKIRPLTVSSSKSFVGFFLPEGADDMSGFDFLDDAMSFDSIWDEISKAAEYSSSDNPNLYIVSWNDHFFVLKVERDAYYIIDTLGERLYEGCNQAYILKFDNDTTIHKLPEKTSSSPNSSGPLKDSSRSSSAEDSEDGTEENILVSKGKESCKEYIKSFLAAIPIRELQVDIKKGLMASTPLHQRLQIELHYTASSRKENTSAPQILTIEAPFEFSWPEPTPAMEIALAPAVAVV is encoded by the exons ATGGTTGCGAGGATGATGCGGTGGCcgcgcccgccggcggcgcgcaaGTTCCGGGTCCGGCTGGTggtgcggcgggcggaggggctccgggaggcggcggcccccgtcgcggcggaggcggagggggaggcggccgcggcggcgacgagggtcGCGGCGGAGGTGAGGTGGAAGGGGCCCaaggcgtcgtcgccgctgagCTCGCTGCGCCGCGCGGTGCGGCGCAACCGCACGCGGGAGGCGGACGCGGACGCCTCCGGGGACGCGGCCGTGGCGGCCGCgtgggaggaggagttcgAGAGCACCGtcacgctcgccgccgcgtcgcaccGGGAGAGCGCCGCCTTCCAGCCGTGGGAGCTCGCCTTCTCCGTCTTCACT GCTGCCAATAGAGGCCCAAAGATCAAGCCATCAATTCTCGGAACTGCTTCCCTTAACCTAGCAGATTATGCATCAGCCGCCGAGGAGAACATTGAGATAATTCTCCCATTGTCTGTGCCCAGTGGTTCACCTGAGTTAGCTCCGTCACTTCAT CTCACTCTGGGTATGGTGGAGTTACGGGCATTTCAGGAAGCATCTGATGCTTCACAACGGTCGGCTATGGCCACTCCATTATCCCCATCATCTGGCGATTCTGTTCCAGTAGGAAAAGATGAGGTTTCAGTTATCAGAGCAGGGTTGAGAAAGGTGAAAATCCTCACTGATCTGGTGTCGACACGACGGTCGAAGAAGACATCCCAAGATGATGAAAGCAGTGAAGATAAGTGCTATGTTAACAGTGATGGTGCTGAATATCCATGTGACATCGAGTCTCTTGATGATGATTTGGATGACACGGCACAGCAAGATGAAGTTGGGGATTCAACTGTTAGGAAGTCCTTCAGTTATGGGTCACTGCAGTCTGTCAACTATGTTGGCGGCCTAGTTTATGCTCATGCAAAGATTGATGGGGAGCATGAGCACTGGGTCTATTATAGTCACAGCAAATCTGATGCTGGTTACCATGTAGAGGAAAAGCCATCATCAACAGTTGAGGAAACCATGCTGCCAACTGTAAAACGGAGTATCCTTCCTTGGAGAAAGAGGAAGTTGAATTTGCGATCACTGAAGGCTAAAGGTGAGCCACTGTTGAAGAAGGCATATGGAGATGAGGGAGGTGATGATATTGACTACGATCGACGTCTGCTAACATCTTCTGATGGATCCGTTTCAgag GGATCAAGGGGTGAAGATGGGTCAGTTAATGGTATGTTTTCAGAATTTGGTGAtgacaactttgttgttgggAATTGGGAATTGAAAGAGATAGTTAGCCGTGATGGTCATATGAAGCTTTCTTCCCAGGTTTTCTTTGCGTCAATAGACCAAAGAAGTGAGCGGGTTGCTGGGGGCAGTGCTTGCACTGCACTTGTGGCCGTTATTGCAGACTGGTTCCAGTCAAATCAAGATATCATGCCTATACAATCGCAATTTGACAGCTTAATCCGCGAAGGATCATTGGAGTGGAGAAACCTTTGCGAGAATGTGACATACCAAGAGCGTTTTCCTGACAAGCATTTTGATCTTGAAACTGTCCTTCAGGCCAAGATCCGCCCCCTCACAGTCTCCTCTAGCAAGTCTTTTGTTGGATTTTTCCTTCCCGAAGGTGCTGATGACATGAGTGGATTTGATTTCCTTGATGACGCAATGTCATTTGATAGCATCTGGGATGAGATTAGCAAGGCAGCTGAGTACTCATCAAGTGATAACCCTAATCTATATATAGTGAGCTGGAATGACCACTTTTTTGTGCTCAAGGTTGAGCGTGATGCATATTACATAATTGACACCCTTGGAGAAAGACTCTATGAAGGGTGCAACCAAGCCTACATTTTGAAGTTTGACAACGACACCACGATTCATAAGTTACCTGAGAAAACTTCATCTAGTCCTAACTCAAGTGGACCGCTGAAGGATTCTTCGAGGAGCTCCTCGGCTGAGGACAGTGAAGATGGCACTGAAGAGAACATACTGGTTTCAAAGGGCAAGGAATCATGCAAGGAATATATCAAAAGTTTCTTAGCAGCCATCCCAATCCGGGAACTACAGGTTGACATCAAAAAAGGCCTGATGGCATCAACGCCATTGCACCAACGCCTTCAAATAGAGCTTCACTACACCGCATCATCCCGAAAGGAGAATACCTCGGCACCTCAAATTCTCACCATCGAAGCCCCTTTTGAGTTCTCATGGCCTGAGCCAACACCGGCAATGGAAATCGCCTTAGCACCGGCGGTCGCTGTTGTCTAG